In one window of Acidobacteriota bacterium DNA:
- a CDS encoding glycosyltransferase family 2 protein — MKEGQASITVVVPNYNQRKLLRACLRSLRRQTHPCRVLVVDDGSEDGSASMVEQDFPEFRCLRLSSNVGFAAAANAGMRRVETEFTALLNNDAEADPEWIAAGLRAFQRLPRHGMLASKMIDSRDCSRLDSAGDLYNRRGMPLKRGNGCPASDFEQEAEVLGASGGAAFYRTSMLRRLGYFDESFHMYLEDVDLSLRARLAGYRCRFIPQAVVYHLEAGSDPLRKPGDGPGVYYSPSRVYWITRNRWRLMWTYQPLSNFPWLALGWTKSALFHLLKAGYLGSFLKGTAAGWAALPNDLGKRRRLFRHSRISRSELWKLFRA, encoded by the coding sequence ATGAAGGAAGGGCAAGCCTCCATCACGGTAGTGGTCCCCAACTACAACCAGAGGAAACTGCTGCGCGCCTGCCTGCGCTCCCTGCGCCGTCAGACCCATCCCTGCCGGGTGCTGGTGGTGGACGACGGGTCCGAGGACGGCAGCGCCTCCATGGTGGAGCAGGACTTTCCCGAGTTCCGCTGCCTGCGCCTCTCCTCCAACGTGGGATTCGCGGCGGCGGCCAACGCCGGAATGCGGCGCGTGGAAACCGAGTTCACGGCCCTGCTCAACAACGACGCGGAAGCCGACCCCGAGTGGATCGCCGCCGGACTGCGAGCCTTCCAGCGCCTGCCCCGCCACGGAATGCTGGCCTCCAAGATGATCGACTCGCGCGATTGCTCCCGCCTCGACTCGGCGGGAGATCTTTACAACCGCAGGGGGATGCCGCTGAAGCGGGGCAACGGTTGTCCGGCGTCGGACTTCGAGCAGGAGGCTGAAGTCCTGGGAGCCAGCGGCGGAGCCGCCTTCTACCGCACCTCCATGCTGCGCCGTCTGGGCTATTTCGACGAGTCTTTCCACATGTACCTGGAAGACGTCGACCTGAGTCTGCGAGCCCGCCTGGCCGGCTACCGCTGCCGCTTCATTCCCCAAGCAGTGGTCTACCATCTGGAGGCCGGCTCCGACCCTCTGCGCAAGCCCGGCGACGGCCCCGGCGTATACTATTCGCCGTCGCGCGTGTACTGGATCACCCGCAACCGCTGGCGCTTGATGTGGACTTACCAGCCGCTCTCCAACTTCCCTTGGCTGGCCCTGGGATGGACCAAGAGCGCCCTCTTTCACCTTCTCAAGGCCGGCTACTTGGGGTCGTTCTTGAAGGGGACGGCGGCCGGATGGGCGGCATTGCCCAACGACCTGGGCAAGCGTCGCCGCCTGTTCCGGCACAGCCGCATATCCCGGTCTGAACTATGGAAGCTGTTCCGAGCCTGA
- a CDS encoding class I SAM-dependent methyltransferase: MNIKRLIGAQPAAAHTERLYGKGYYHGENSGYPREGYGHRHPDWEPWCDLLASLIPSGGLLLDLGCAYGFLVEEARKRGFQAFGFDISSYALTRGHAAGRLGRCTLERLPLPDQCADAVCLFDVLEHLYDPLAALREARRVLQPRGLLIGATPDAPFFSRQEETHCFERPASFWTAALEELGLEYRFRFSEEDYNFQFLAGEEGLSRLLGRFQHDYFDDSPDVVQSGPPLRAVLRPGWARLRGGARRPLKWPARIYLLNPLRVPLRVRGQLHLRAQGWARMRIRWNSQVLADLRPRPEPLQGVFQLPEFLLPSGGHHLFLESFPPQTRWEIGPIVLQSQAARSGPLRRGLPFDLYQRYRMAAEAARVLGPRTLLDMGGYMGDADGHLAVSSDFLAPAESGRSPQVISCDRRLCDHPDYLRDDDPLLQNARFDMVVCLDVLEHVPPRQRPAFLDRLQQLARRWIVLAGPFASPQVEAAEGRLREGLMAARRFLEEHARYGLPDLQQVLQRFQEAGWTVIDLPNGYLPHWEEGQALTQHYFALDDYGSSVLLNRILNSSRYSGDNRQPCYRRLLVISREPLGEETGAAVQDLSSQAGKPEVPPLSRHPGFLQLQERVINLLAERGPAADDLCFLLNEREKHIELLQASLRELERLNAQPLHKIALRRLKERG; encoded by the coding sequence ATGAACATCAAACGTCTTATCGGTGCCCAGCCTGCGGCTGCCCACACGGAACGGCTTTACGGCAAGGGCTACTACCATGGAGAAAACAGCGGTTATCCCCGGGAAGGCTATGGCCACAGGCATCCGGACTGGGAGCCCTGGTGCGATTTGCTGGCCTCCCTCATTCCCTCCGGCGGACTGCTCCTCGACTTGGGATGCGCCTACGGCTTTCTGGTAGAGGAAGCCCGCAAACGCGGTTTCCAAGCCTTCGGGTTCGACATCAGCAGCTATGCCCTGACCCGCGGGCACGCCGCCGGCCGTCTGGGACGCTGCACTCTGGAGCGGCTTCCCCTGCCGGACCAATGCGCCGACGCGGTTTGCCTCTTCGACGTCCTCGAGCATCTCTACGATCCGCTGGCCGCCCTGCGTGAAGCCCGCCGGGTCCTCCAGCCCCGGGGACTTTTGATCGGTGCCACTCCCGACGCTCCCTTCTTTTCCCGTCAGGAAGAAACCCACTGCTTTGAGCGTCCGGCTTCTTTTTGGACGGCGGCCCTTGAGGAACTGGGACTGGAGTACCGCTTCCGCTTTTCTGAAGAGGATTACAACTTTCAGTTCCTGGCCGGAGAAGAGGGCCTGAGCCGCCTTCTCGGCCGTTTCCAGCACGACTACTTCGACGATTCCCCGGATGTGGTGCAGAGCGGGCCTCCTCTGCGGGCGGTGCTGCGCCCGGGATGGGCTCGCCTCCGGGGAGGGGCGCGGAGGCCCCTGAAGTGGCCGGCCCGCATCTACCTGCTCAACCCCTTGCGCGTCCCCTTGCGAGTGCGGGGCCAACTCCATCTGCGCGCCCAAGGCTGGGCCCGCATGAGAATCCGCTGGAACAGCCAGGTCCTGGCCGACCTGCGCCCCCGGCCGGAACCGCTGCAAGGGGTCTTCCAACTGCCCGAGTTCCTGCTCCCCTCGGGCGGACACCATCTCTTTCTGGAATCCTTCCCGCCCCAGACCCGATGGGAGATCGGCCCCATCGTTCTGCAGTCGCAAGCGGCCCGAAGCGGCCCCCTGCGCCGCGGACTGCCATTCGACCTCTATCAACGCTACCGCATGGCCGCCGAGGCAGCCCGGGTGCTGGGTCCCCGGACTCTTCTCGACATGGGAGGATACATGGGCGACGCCGACGGGCACTTGGCGGTATCGTCGGATTTCTTGGCTCCCGCCGAGTCAGGCCGCTCGCCCCAGGTGATTTCCTGCGACCGGCGCCTTTGCGATCATCCCGATTACCTCCGCGACGACGACCCGCTCTTGCAAAATGCCCGCTTCGACATGGTGGTGTGCCTGGACGTGCTGGAACACGTGCCTCCCCGGCAGCGGCCCGCGTTCCTCGACCGTCTGCAGCAGTTGGCCAGGCGCTGGATCGTGCTGGCCGGACCTTTCGCCTCTCCCCAAGTGGAGGCGGCCGAAGGACGGCTGCGGGAGGGACTGATGGCGGCTCGCCGCTTCCTCGAGGAGCACGCCCGCTACGGCCTGCCCGACTTGCAGCAGGTCCTGCAGCGCTTCCAGGAGGCCGGATGGACGGTCATCGACCTGCCCAACGGCTACCTGCCGCATTGGGAAGAGGGCCAGGCGCTGACCCAACACTACTTCGCCCTGGACGATTACGGCAGCAGCGTTCTCCTCAACCGCATCCTCAACTCTTCACGCTACAGCGGCGACAACCGCCAACCCTGCTACAGGCGCCTGCTCGTTATATCAAGGGAGCCCCTGGGGGAGGAGACGGGCGCGGCCGTGCAGGACCTGAGCAGTCAGGCCGGAAAGCCAGAAGTCCCTCCTCTTTCCCGCCATCCCGGCTTTCTGCAACTGCAGGAGCGGGTCATCAACCTGTTGGCTGAGCGCGGCCCGGCAGCCGACGACCTCTGCTTCTTGCTCAACGAACGCGAAAAGCACATCGAATTGCTGCAAGCCTCCCTGAGAGAATTGGAGCGTCTCAACGCCCAGCCCTTGCACAAGATCGCCCTGCGGCGCTTGAAGGAGCGGGGATGA
- a CDS encoding glycosyltransferase family 2 protein translates to MEAVPSLTAICVNYNGAQVLPRLLECLRSCRRPLQILVVDSASRDGSADHLGSDVHLLRLRENLGYAAALNAGLRLRLSQPDPPDFFLLLNNDVEFEPGGLEALISCAQAEQAWVAGPQVVSRSDPRRLDAAWGRVDYSHVLARYRGKGAPASRYRQRRRTELLLGCVLLVKRQTLEKVGFFDERYFMYHEEVDFLYRCAQAGLRVCFCPAARFLHRGAHSTRRSPLKKVYWLRRNTLFFMFKHRPGALAWLYWAATLAGSLAFNTLLLRTARLGAILRGVRDGFKTRGRQTRLRQTEANRP, encoded by the coding sequence ATGGAAGCTGTTCCGAGCCTGACCGCCATCTGCGTCAACTACAACGGGGCTCAAGTGCTGCCCCGGCTGCTGGAGTGTCTGCGCTCCTGCCGGCGCCCCCTTCAAATCCTGGTAGTGGACAGCGCTTCTCGCGACGGATCGGCCGATCATCTGGGCTCCGACGTGCACCTGCTGCGGCTGCGGGAAAACCTCGGCTATGCGGCCGCTCTCAACGCCGGACTGCGGCTGCGGCTGAGCCAACCCGATCCTCCCGACTTTTTCCTCCTCCTCAACAACGACGTGGAGTTCGAGCCTGGCGGGCTGGAAGCGCTCATCTCCTGCGCCCAAGCCGAGCAGGCTTGGGTCGCAGGCCCCCAAGTCGTCAGCCGAAGCGACCCCCGGCGTCTCGACGCCGCCTGGGGACGCGTCGACTATTCGCACGTGCTGGCGCGCTATCGCGGCAAGGGAGCCCCGGCTTCGCGTTATCGCCAACGGCGCCGGACGGAACTGTTGCTGGGATGCGTCCTGCTGGTCAAACGCCAGACCCTGGAAAAGGTGGGATTCTTCGACGAACGCTATTTCATGTATCACGAGGAGGTCGACTTTCTCTACCGCTGCGCTCAAGCGGGACTGAGGGTATGCTTTTGTCCGGCCGCACGCTTTCTCCATCGCGGCGCCCACAGCACCCGCCGCTCGCCACTGAAAAAAGTCTACTGGCTCCGCCGCAACACGCTCTTTTTTATGTTCAAACACCGCCCTGGAGCCTTGGCCTGGCTTTACTGGGCAGCGACCTTGGCGGGAAGCTTGGCCTTCAATACCCTCCTCCTGCGCACAGCCCGCCTAGGCGCCATCCTGCGCGGGGTGCGCGACGGATTCAAGACCCGGGGACGGCAAACCCGCCTACGGCAAACTGAAGCCAATCGACCATGA
- a CDS encoding glycosyltransferase family 2 protein — protein MSGQGEAPQVSIAVINYRGRDYLQELFDSLEAQTFRDFEVLFIDNASGDGSCQWVGRRFPRVKLLPQQENLGFAKAANLAARSSRAPFLALLNTDLKLEPDWLKEAVKTAEREEAAAVASKMLLYSRPGVLNGVGGAMNRLGYTWDRGMYEEDEGQYDRVEEVLFASAGAALFRRRIFLQAGGFDERFFMYHEDVDLCWRLWILGHRVVTAPRAVVYHHFGGSTAKTRGMRWRELLGERNNMRTLLKNYQLGNACRAMWGVLTLPQPPRRKWGQLRNLLWNVLVLPDTLRLRRRVQKARQRSDRQLHGLIVQSRDVPLRL, from the coding sequence ATGAGCGGCCAAGGGGAGGCTCCCCAGGTCTCGATTGCGGTCATCAACTACCGGGGACGCGACTACCTGCAAGAACTCTTCGACTCGCTGGAGGCGCAGACCTTCCGCGACTTCGAGGTGCTCTTTATCGACAATGCCTCAGGCGACGGGAGTTGCCAGTGGGTGGGACGCCGCTTTCCACGGGTGAAGCTGCTGCCGCAGCAGGAGAACCTGGGATTCGCCAAGGCCGCCAACCTGGCGGCGCGTTCCTCGCGGGCCCCCTTTCTGGCTCTGCTCAACACCGACCTCAAGCTGGAGCCGGACTGGCTGAAGGAAGCGGTCAAAACGGCCGAGAGAGAAGAGGCCGCGGCGGTGGCTTCCAAAATGCTCCTCTACAGCCGGCCCGGAGTGCTCAATGGGGTGGGCGGGGCCATGAACCGGCTGGGATACACCTGGGACAGGGGGATGTACGAGGAGGACGAGGGCCAGTACGACCGCGTCGAGGAAGTCCTCTTCGCCTCCGCCGGCGCCGCTCTCTTCCGGCGGCGCATCTTCCTGCAGGCCGGCGGCTTCGACGAGCGCTTCTTCATGTACCACGAGGACGTCGACCTGTGCTGGCGCCTGTGGATACTGGGACATCGCGTGGTGACGGCCCCCCGAGCCGTGGTCTATCACCACTTCGGCGGCTCCACCGCCAAGACCCGCGGCATGCGCTGGAGAGAACTGTTGGGAGAGCGCAACAACATGCGCACGCTGCTCAAGAACTATCAGCTCGGCAACGCCTGCCGGGCCATGTGGGGCGTACTCACCTTGCCCCAGCCTCCCAGGCGCAAATGGGGACAGTTGCGCAACCTGCTGTGGAACGTCCTCGTGCTGCCCGACACCCTGAGGCTGCGCAGGCGGGTGCAGAAAGCCAGGCAGCGCAGCGACCGCCAACTGCACGGCCTTATTGTACAATCGCGGGATGTCCCGCTCCGGCTCTGA
- a CDS encoding glycosyltransferase, translated as MDSKAPDISVVIPTYNRARMLEKTLRALASQKSPHERALSFSYEVIVVDDGSRDQTGSLCRRLAEDFPVPLRYFRQSNQKQGAARNRGAGRAEGRWLLFLGDDTVPRGDFLYHHRRAHNRRGDAGRLAVIGYTPWAEDYPVTRFMHYIGEYGWQFGFSIIEDPEDVPFNFFYTSNVSLPRRFFIESGGFDEDFQEYGWEDIELSWRLKQQGMRLVYQPRAVARHHHPTSLESFLRRQRKVGYSAWTFHLKHPEMEEFLNTRRLPRFSLGRRLKMALLKRLCLWTEKRRWPDLSRYYPDLLSYHYNLGLLEACDEE; from the coding sequence GTGGACTCTAAAGCCCCCGATATCAGCGTCGTCATCCCCACCTACAACCGGGCCCGAATGCTGGAAAAGACACTGCGGGCTTTGGCCTCCCAGAAGAGTCCTCACGAGCGGGCCCTTTCCTTTTCTTATGAAGTCATCGTCGTGGACGACGGATCGCGCGACCAAACCGGGAGCCTTTGCCGCCGCCTGGCCGAGGACTTTCCCGTCCCTTTGCGCTACTTCCGCCAGAGCAACCAGAAGCAGGGCGCGGCGCGCAACCGGGGGGCAGGGCGGGCGGAGGGACGCTGGCTGCTCTTTCTGGGCGACGACACCGTGCCCCGCGGCGACTTCCTCTACCACCACCGGCGCGCCCACAATCGGCGCGGCGATGCCGGCCGCCTGGCCGTCATCGGCTACACGCCCTGGGCCGAGGACTACCCGGTGACCCGCTTCATGCACTACATCGGCGAGTACGGATGGCAGTTCGGCTTCTCCATCATCGAAGACCCCGAGGACGTCCCCTTCAATTTCTTCTACACCAGCAACGTCTCCCTGCCCCGCCGCTTCTTCATAGAGAGCGGAGGCTTCGACGAGGACTTTCAGGAGTATGGTTGGGAGGACATCGAACTCAGTTGGCGCCTGAAGCAGCAGGGAATGCGGCTGGTCTACCAGCCCCGGGCGGTGGCGCGACATCACCATCCCACCTCCCTCGAGTCGTTCCTGAGGCGCCAGCGCAAGGTGGGCTACTCGGCCTGGACGTTCCATCTCAAGCACCCCGAGATGGAGGAGTTCCTCAACACCCGGCGCCTGCCCCGCTTCTCGCTGGGGCGGCGCCTCAAGATGGCGCTTCTCAAACGGCTTTGCCTGTGGACGGAAAAGCGGCGCTGGCCCGATCTCAGCCGCTACTACCCCGACCTGCTCAGCTATCACTACAACCTGGGACTGCTGGAGGCTTGCGACGAGGAATGA
- a CDS encoding glycosyltransferase family 2 protein has protein sequence MSRSGSESSAPHPSQVSVITVNWNGRGHLEHLVPSLQACGCGEIIVVDNGSSDGSKEYLRRRHPQVQIIENDCNRGFAGPSNQGAQAARGRCLAFINNDMRADPGWLEEGLARLSPERPCVASRILDWEGKRIDFNGSSLQYLGFALQQDIGELAERVKDRDEVLFPCGGAMLIERQVFLDLEGFDPDYFAIFEDVDLGWRLWLSGYGVAFAPRSIAYHRGHATFARHANERMRYLMHRNALLTVIKNYEEELFQKVFPLAVRLAIRRAVLLSGVERESFYLWAEARRQLRSGDEAAQERWIDALNHLVALDDVLERLPQVLEKRRRVQALRRRPDSEILERFDDPLRRIVEDPEYEMEEQSWLRLLALDRHLPLEQAPDPRSRQADRLSAKVEDLRRQLDRLQRQGTQALATPPPAGRPGLKAFLDSLRKDGPGLTLKRVARRLRRGL, from the coding sequence ATGTCCCGCTCCGGCTCTGAGTCTTCTGCCCCCCATCCCTCCCAGGTTTCAGTGATCACCGTCAATTGGAACGGGCGGGGGCACCTGGAGCACCTGGTGCCGTCTCTGCAGGCCTGCGGGTGCGGCGAGATCATCGTCGTCGACAACGGTTCCTCGGACGGCTCCAAAGAGTACCTGCGACGCCGCCATCCCCAGGTGCAGATCATAGAAAACGACTGCAACCGGGGATTCGCCGGGCCCAGCAATCAGGGAGCCCAGGCCGCCCGGGGACGCTGTCTGGCCTTCATCAACAACGACATGCGGGCAGATCCGGGATGGCTCGAGGAAGGGCTGGCGAGATTGTCCCCCGAGCGGCCCTGCGTCGCCTCCCGCATTCTCGACTGGGAAGGCAAGCGAATCGACTTCAACGGTTCTTCCCTGCAATATCTGGGATTCGCGCTGCAGCAGGACATCGGGGAATTGGCCGAGCGGGTGAAAGACCGCGACGAAGTGCTCTTCCCCTGCGGCGGAGCCATGCTCATCGAGCGTCAGGTCTTCCTCGACCTGGAAGGCTTCGATCCCGATTACTTCGCCATCTTCGAGGACGTCGACTTGGGTTGGCGCCTGTGGCTGAGCGGTTACGGAGTGGCCTTCGCTCCCCGCTCCATCGCCTACCACCGCGGCCACGCCACCTTCGCCCGCCACGCCAACGAGCGCATGCGCTACCTGATGCACCGCAATGCCCTGCTGACCGTGATTAAGAACTACGAGGAGGAACTCTTCCAAAAGGTCTTTCCCCTGGCCGTGCGCCTGGCCATCCGCCGGGCGGTGCTCCTCTCAGGAGTGGAAAGGGAGAGCTTCTACCTGTGGGCCGAGGCCCGCCGCCAGTTGCGCAGCGGCGACGAGGCCGCCCAGGAACGCTGGATCGACGCCCTCAATCACCTGGTGGCACTGGACGACGTTCTGGAACGCCTTCCCCAGGTGCTGGAAAAGCGGCGGCGCGTTCAAGCCTTGCGGCGGCGTCCTGATAGCGAGATTCTCGAGCGCTTCGACGATCCCCTGCGGCGCATCGTGGAGGATCCGGAATACGAGATGGAAGAGCAGTCCTGGCTGCGCCTGCTGGCCCTGGACCGGCATCTTCCCCTGGAGCAAGCACCCGACCCGCGTTCCCGCCAAGCGGACCGCCTGTCGGCCAAGGTCGAGGACTTGCGCCGACAGCTCGACCGCTTGCAGCGGCAGGGGACGCAAGCTCTGGCGACTCCACCCCCCGCAGGCCGTCCCGGCTTGAAAGCCTTCCTCGACAGCCTGCGCAAGGACGGGCCGGGCCTCACCTTGAAGCGGGTAGCCAGGAGGCTGCGCCGTGGACTCTAA